AGCGACAGGCGCAACCACGATGTCCCCGTGGCGCGCCTGGCCAGGGAGGCGAAGGACAGGCGAGTCCCTCTGCTGATCCGCCGGTACCTGGCGGCAGGGGCACCGGGGAGGGAGACCTCCTCCGGCTACCCGATCGGGGTCTTCCTGGCGGCCCCGCCACCGGTTCCTGGATTCACCGGCGGGGGAGGAGGTGGTGTTCCAGGAACGACACGGTGCGCCCCCAGACGGCCGCAAAGCCCGCCGCCGACCAGGTGTGGCCTTCGCCGGGCAGGAGCTCGAGCTCGAAGGGTCTGTGGGTCCGCTCCAGCTCCCGGGCGAGCAGCAGCGAGTGCTCGGGCGGCACGACGTCGTCCTCTTCGCCGTGGAGGATGAGGAGCGGGCAACGGATCTCGCCGGCGCGGGGCAGGGGGGAGCGCAGGGCGTACTGCTCCGGCGCCTCCTCGGGGGTGGCGCCGATGAGCTGGGCGATCCAGGGGTGGAGGCGCACGTGCCGCTCCATCTCCACCGGCGGGCTCCAGAGGACCGCGGCCCGGAAGAAGTCGAAGCGCTCGAGGGCCAGGAGGGCGCTGTGGGCCCCTCGGGAGTAGCCGACGATTCCCAGCCGGCCCGGGTCCACGTCGGCCCGGCGGCACAGCTCCTCCGAGAGGTGGCCGATGTCGGCGACCTCCCCTCTCCCATACTCCGTCCGGCCCTCCGAGCCGGGGTTGCCCCGGTGGGCCATGGCCACCCCGACGAAGCCTCGCTCCGCCAGGAGGATCGCGAGGTCCTCGTAGAAGGTGTCGTATCCGCCGCCGCCGTGGTGGATCTCGACCGCGGGGAGGCGTCCGGCGCGGTCCGCCGGCCGGGCCGCGAATACCGCCAGGCGCAGTCCCTCGCTGTGGAGGGTGAGCCGTTCTTCGAGGACCTTCGATGGCCTGGGCACGGTGAGCTCCTCTTGGGCAGCCCAGGCACGAGGACCGCGGCGCCCCGTTGGGAAGGCGTGCGTGGAGGGGTTACCCAGGGGCCTCGCCCGGCGGTGTGCCTTGGGCGGGGGCCGGGGTTCGGGCGCGGGGGCGAGAGTGGCGCAGGAACCACCGGTAGAGCGCGTCGCCCTCGTAGGTGCGCGTCCAGGCGTCGTGGCCCGCGTCGGGGTACTCGGTGAGCTCGGCCTGGCCGCCGCAGCGGCGCAGCGCGGCCACCATGGTGCGGGAGGACGCCACGGGGACCACGGGGTCCTGGGTGCCGTGGAAGGCCCACACGGGCACCCGGGCCAGGCGCCCGGCCTTTCGCGGGTCGCCGCTGCCGCACACGGGCGCCAGGGCGGCGAAGCGCCAGGGCTGGGCCACCCCCAGGGCCCACGCGGCGTGGGCACCCATGCTCAGCCCCGTCAGGTAGACCCGGTCCGGGTCCACGGGATGGGCGTCCAGGAGGTGGTCCAGAAGCTCTCCCAGGAGGGGGAGGGACCAGAAGTGACCGGCGGGGCACTGGGGCGCGGCGACCACGAAGGGCAGGTCCCGCCCGGCTTCCACCTCCCGTGGCGGGCCGTGGCGGGCCACTTCTTCCAGGTGGCTCCCCCGTTCGCCGATGCCGTGGAGGAAGAGGAGCAGGGGCCGGGGCCCCCCGCCCGGCCCTTCCGGCGGCACGTAGAGAAGGTAGGAATAGCCGCCGGCCCGGAGCACGGCGCGCAGCCGCGCGATCACCCCTTTCTCCCTTCTCGGCGCGGGGCGGAAGCTCCTGCCCCCGGCCGGGACTCCCCGGGAGGGCCGTCGCGCTTTGCCCCGGCCCGCTCCTCTGCTAAGGTGCGGGCTCCCCGGGGCGGCCAGGCCGCCCGCACGTGCCCCAGGAGGTTCCCGATTCCATGGAGCGGTTTCCGGCCCACGTGCCCTCCTCGCTCTGGGTTGCCCCCGAGCCGACCCTGCTGCTTGCCGCCGATATCGGCGGCACCAAGGCGAACCTGGCCCTCTTCCGCGCGCAAGGCGGCCCCCTCGTCCCCGTGCGGGAGGCCACGGTGCCCACCGCAGCCTACCCGAGTGCGGCTGCCCTGGTGAAGAGCTTCCTGGGGGAGAACCCCCCGGGGCTGGCCGGAGCGTGCATCGGCGTGGCCGGCCCCATCCGGAGGGGCAGGGTACAGGCGCCGAACCTGCCCTGGACCGTCGCGGAGGAAGAGCTCGCCGCCCTGGGAGTGCCGCGGGTGCTCCTGATCAACGATCTGGTCGCCACCGCCCACGGCCTGGGCGAGCTCCCGGAAGACCGGTTCGCGCTCCTCCAGGGGGGCTGCCCCGACCCGGAGGGCAACGAGGCCCTGCTCGCGGCCGGTACCGGGCTGGGCCAGACGGTGCTGTACGGCTGCGGCGGCCGCCGGGTGCCGGCGGCCTCGGAGGGGGGCCACGTGGATTTTGCGCCCGCCGACGAGGTCCAGGTGGAGCTCTGGCGGTTCCTTCGGGCGCGCTTCGGACGGGTGAGCGTCGAGCGGGTTCTCTCGGGGCCCGGGCTGTGCCTCATCCACGAGTTCCTGGAGCAGAGCGGCCGGGGCGGGACTGGGGCCTGCGTGCGGGAGCGGATGGCCCGGCAGGACCCTGCCGCCGTGATCGCGGAGGAAGGGCTGCGGGAAGGAGACCCCACCTGCGTCGCCGCCCTGGATCTCTTCGTGCGGGTGTACGGAGCGGCGGCGGGCAACCTGGCCCTCACCGCCCTGGCCACCGCAGGGGTATTCCTGGCGGGGGGCATCGCCCCCAAGATCCTCCCGAAACTCCGGGAGGGGGCCTTCCTCGAGGCCTTTTGCGCCAAGGGGCGGCTGGCGGGCCTCTTGGAGGAGGTGCCGGTCCGGGTGGTGCTGGACCCCAAGGCCGCCCTCTACGGGGCCGGCCGCTGCGCCGCCCGGGCTGCCGGAGCCTAGCTCCGGACCGGGGGCGCCCGGCCGCTTCGTGCCCCGGGGTGACCGAAGGCCATGGGGCTCTCAGTCCGCCTGCCTTCGCAGGAAGGTCGGGACGTCGTACTCGTCTTCGAGCTCCACGTCGGAGTTGACGACCCGGGTCACGGCGACGGCGGAGGTGGCCTCCCGGCGCTTGCGGATGAAGGTGGGCTCGTCGCGGTTCACGGCCGCCTCCTTCTCGGGGCGGGTGAGGCGCACCACCTCGAGGGGGGGGGCTTCGGCCTTGGCCTGGCCGAAGCCGGTGGCGATCACGGTGACGAGGACCGCGTCGTCCAGGGAGTCGTCGATCACTTGGCCGAAGATGATGTTGGCGTCCTCGTGGGCGACCTCCTGGATGAGGGTGGCGGCCTCGGTGACCTCGGCCAGCGTCATGGTGGAGGGGCCGGTGATGTTGATGAGCACGCCCCGGGCGCCCTCGATGCTCATGTTGTCCAGCAGCGGGCTCGAGATGGCGTCCTGGGCGGCGAGCACCGCCCGGTTGTCGCCCTTGTGGAAGCCGGTGCCCATGAGGGCCAGGCCCTTCTCGCTCATGACTGTGCGCACGTCGGCGAAGTCCACGTTGATGAGGCCCGAGGTGGTGATGAGGTCGCTGATGCCCTTGACCGCCCGGCGCAGCACGTCGTCCACCAGGGAGAAGGCGTCGACGATGGAGGCGTGGCGACCGGCGATGGAGAGGAGGCGCTCGTTGGGGATGGTGATGAGGGTGTCCACGGCCTCCTTGAGCTCTTCGATGCCGTCGTTGGCCTGGCGCAGGCGTCGCCTGCCCTCGAAGGCGAAGGGCTTGGTGACGACCCCCACGGTGAGGGCGCCGCACTCCCGGGCGATGCGGGCGATGATGGGGCTCGCGCCGGTGCCCGTACCCCCGCCCATGCCGGCGGTCACGAAGACCATGTCGGCTCCGGTGAGGGCGTCGGCGATGGCCGCCGTGTCTTCCAGGGCGGCCTGGCGGCCCACCTCGGGGTTGGCGCCGGCCCCCAGGCCCCGGGTGAAGCCCCCCCCGAGCTGGATCTTCACCGGGGCGAGACTCGTCTTGAGGGCCTGGGCGTCGGTGTTGGCGACGATGAAGTCGACTCCCGGGATTCCCGAGGCCACCATGGTGTTCACGGCGTTGCCGCCCCCCCCGCCGACCCCGACGACCCGGATGGTGGCGCTGAAGTGCGGCGTGTCTTCGATGCGAAACTTCGTCATGGGGCACCTCCTTGGGGCGGTTGGCTATTGGCGGCTGGCCGTTGGCCCTTGGCTCTTCGCCAACGGCCAACCGCCGACGGCCAACAGCGGTTTCAGAAGAAATCCTTGAACCAGGCCTTCATGCGCCGGGTCACCTTGGCAAAGAGGTTTTCGTCGTCGGCGTCGAGCTCTCGGGGCAGGTCGTCGCGCTTGCGGGCGGCATAGAGCACCAGGCCTACCCCCGTGGCGTAGGCCGGGTCGCGCAGGGCCTCCACCAGCCCTTCCGGCTCCTGGGGGGTGCCGCGCCGCACGGGGAGCCCGAAGACCCGCTCCGCCAGGTCGGGGGCGCCCATGAGGCTCGAGCCGCCCCCGGTGAGCACCACCCCGGCGGCCACCAGGTCCTGGACGCCGCTCTTCTCCAGGTCCTGGCGCACCAGGCCGAAGAGCTCCTCCATGCGGGGCTCCACGATCTCGGCCAGGATGCGCCGGTTGAGCACCCGGGGCCGCCGCTCGCCCACGCTGGGCACCTCCACGGTCTCGTCCTTGCCCACGAGGCTCGTCAGGCAGCACCCGAAGCGGCGCTTGATCTTCTCCGCTTCCCCCGCGGGGGTGCGCAGCCCCACGGCGATGTCGTTGGTCACGTGGTTGCCCCCCAGGGCGAGCACCGAGGTGTGCTTGACCGCCCCGCCGCCCACCACCGCGATGTCGGTGGTGCCGCCCCCCATGTCCACCAGGCATACCCCGAGCTCCCGCTCGTCGTCGGTGAGCACGGCCTCGGCGCTCGCCAGGGGCTCGAGGATGATGTCAACCACCTCCAGGCCCGCCCGGTTGCAGCACTTGACGATGTTCTGGGCGCTCGTCACCGCCCCGGTGACGATGTGCACCCGGGCCTCGAACCGCACCCCGCTCATCCCCAGGGGCTCCTTGATGCCGTCCTGGTCGTCGATGATGTACTCCTGGGGGATGATGTGGATGACCTCCCGGTCCATGGGGATGGCCACCGCCCGGGCCGCGTCGATCACCCGGCGCACGTCGGCGGGACTCACCTCCCGGTTCTTGAGGGCGATGGCGCCGTGGCTGTTGAAGCCCTTGATGTGGCCTCCGGCGATGCCGGCGTAGACCCGCCGGATCTCCCGATCCGACATGAGCTCCGCTTCCTCCACGGCCTTCTTGATGGACTGCACGGTGGCCTCGATGTTGATGACCACCCCCTTGCGCAGGCCCCGGGAGGGGTGGGTGCCGTACCCCAGGATGCGCACCCCTTCCGGCCCCGCTTCGCCCACCACCGCGCAGATCTTGGTGGTGCCGATGTCGAGGCCGACCACGAGCTCCGCGTTTCCCCTCACGGCCTGGCTCCCTTCCCGGCCCTGGGCTCCTTCCCGTCCCCCGGGTGGAGCCGCGCCACGATCTTGTCCTCCGCCGAAAGATCCACGCTGTGGGCCGCCTGCCCCCGCCTGGCCAGGTGGCGGCGCAACCGCTCCAGCCGGCGCAGCTTCTCCTCCAGATCCTCCCGGCCCAGGCGGATGCCGGTGCCGCCGCGGGAGGGGGTGTAGACGGTAAAGCCCTCCTCCGGGTCGGCGTGGATCTCGCTGGCCTCGTCCCCCAGCGCCCCGGCTTCCAGGAGGGCCAGGAGCTCCAGGAGTCCCTCCCGCACCGGCCCCCGGGCTTCCAGGTCGGGCCAGGTGAGCCCCGTGAGCACCGGGAAGTCGAGCCCCTGGTCCAGGGGGGCCTGCACCACGTGGGCCTCGGCCGTGAGGTAGTAGAGCCGGTCCAGGCGCACCAGGCACCGGGGCTCCCACTCCTCGAGCTCCACCAGGAGGCTCCCCGGGAGCTGCCGCACCACCCGCGCCCGGCGCACCCAGGGCAGCGCTTCCACGAGCTGGCGCACCTGGGCCACCTCCACCTGGAAGAGGCTCATGCCGGTCTGCACCCCGGCAGCCCGGATGACCTCTTCCGGGGCGGTGCGCCGGGCGCCCTCCACCGCCACGGACCCCAGGACGAAGGGGTGGAGGCCCGACCCCGCGCGAAACCCCGCGTAGAGCACAGCGGCCAGCGCCACGCTCCCCAGCACCCACGCGAAGGCCGCCACGGGCCGAAGCCGCTCCATCGCGTTCCCCGTCAGGCCTTGAGCCCCGCGCCGGCCAGGATGCGCTCGGCCAGCTCGGCAAACGTCATCCCGGCCTCCGCCGCCGCCTTGGGCAGGAGGCTCGTGGGGGTCATGCCCGGGATGGTGTTGGCTTCCAGCACCCAGGGGCGACCGGAGGCGTCGATCATCAGGTCCACCCGGGCCGCTCCGGCACATCCCAGGGCCCGGTAGGCGGCGGACCCGGCCCCCACGGCCTCGCGCGCCGTGTCGTCTTCCAGGGGCGCGGGGCAGAGGTAGCGGGTGCGGCCGGGGGTGTACTTGGACTCGTAGTCGTAGAACCCCTTTTCCGGCACGATCTCCACGAGCGGCAGGGGCTCCCCGTCCAGGACCCCCAGGGTGACCTCCCGCCCCTCTACGAACTTCTCCACCAGGATCTCCGTGCCGTGGGCCCGGGCCGCGGCCAGGGCCGCCGGGACCTGGGCGGCCTCCCGGGCCACGGCGACGCCGATGGTGGAGCCCTCCCGCACGGGCTTGGCCACCAGGGGCGGCGCGAGGTCCAGGTCCTCCAGGCCTGCGTCGGGGCCCAGGACCTGGAAGTCGGGGGTGGGCACCCCCAGGGCCCGGAACACGACCTTCGACATCCCCTTGTCCATGGCGAGCGCGCTCGCCAGGACCCCGGAGCCGGTGTAGGGGATGCCGAGCATCTCCAGGAGGCCCTGCACCGTCCCGTCTTCTCCCCACCGCCCGTGGAGGGCGATGAACGCGGCGTCGGGGCGCAGCTCTTCGAGCATCCGGGCCAGGCCGGGGCCCGCGTCCACCTCCACCACCTCGCGGCCCGGCCTCCGGAGGGCCTCCGCCACGGCCGCGCCGGTGCGCAGACTCACCTCGCGCTCGGCGCTCCGGCCTCCCAGCAGTACGGCGATGCGTGTCCGTGCCATGTTCACTCCTGGATCCGGAGCTTGCCCTTTTCCCAGTCCCCCACGATCCGCACCTCGGGCTCGAGCTTCAGGCGGTGCTTCACGTAGACCCGCTCCTGGATCATTCCCATGAGGGCCACCACCTGGCCCGCGGTGGCCCTGCCCGCGTTGATGATGAAGTTGGCGTGGACGCGGGAGACCTCCGCGTCGCCCACCCGCACGCCCTTGAGCCCGCAGGACTCGATGAGCTGGCCGGCGCTGCGGCCGGGGGGGTTCTTGAAGATGCTCCCGGCGCTGGGCTCCTGGGTGGGCTGGGTGTCTCGGCGCCGACGGTGGAGCTCCTGGGCCCGGGCCTTGACCTCCTCGGGAGGCGCCTGGTCGCCCCGCAGGAGGGCGCTCAGGATGACGTAGCCCGGGGGCAGGTTCAGGGAGCGGTACTCGAACCGCAGGGTCTCCCTGCCGAAGACCTGGGTCCTTCCCCCCGGCGCGGCGGCCTCGAGCTCCAGGACCCGGTCCCCGATGCTCGAGCCCCACGCCCCCGCGTTCATGGCCAGGGCCCCGCCGACCACACCGGGAATGCCCGTGAGCCCCTCGAACCCGGCGATCCCCTGGTCCACCGTCCAGCGCACGAGCCGGCGCAGCGACAGCCCCGCCCCGACCCGCAGGAGCGGGCTGCCGTCGGCCCCCTCCTGGACCTCCAGGCCGGTGAAGCCTTCGGCCAGGCTCACCACGGCGCCCCGGATGCCCCCGTCGCGCACCACCAGGTTGGAGCCGTTGCCCAGGGGGAAGCAGGGGAGCTCCCGCTCGCGGACGAAGGCCAGGAGCTCCAGGAGGTCCCCCCGGTCGGCCGGAAAGATCAGGA
This genomic window from Thermodesulfobacteriota bacterium contains:
- a CDS encoding prolyl oligopeptidase family serine peptidase gives rise to the protein MIARLRAVLRAGGYSYLLYVPPEGPGGGPRPLLLFLHGIGERGSHLEEVARHGPPREVEAGRDLPFVVAAPQCPAGHFWSLPLLGELLDHLLDAHPVDPDRVYLTGLSMGAHAAWALGVAQPWRFAALAPVCGSGDPRKAGRLARVPVWAFHGTQDPVVPVASSRTMVAALRRCGGQAELTEYPDAGHDAWTRTYEGDALYRWFLRHSRPRARTPAPAQGTPPGEAPG
- a CDS encoding FtsQ-type POTRA domain-containing protein, whose translation is MERLRPVAAFAWVLGSVALAAVLYAGFRAGSGLHPFVLGSVAVEGARRTAPEEVIRAAGVQTGMSLFQVEVAQVRQLVEALPWVRRARVVRQLPGSLLVELEEWEPRCLVRLDRLYYLTAEAHVVQAPLDQGLDFPVLTGLTWPDLEARGPVREGLLELLALLEAGALGDEASEIHADPEEGFTVYTPSRGGTGIRLGREDLEEKLRRLERLRRHLARRGQAAHSVDLSAEDKIVARLHPGDGKEPRAGKGARP
- the murB gene encoding UDP-N-acetylmuramate dehydrogenase; this encodes MAKTALELIQEQVRGRVVLNAPMSEHTTLRVGGPADLLIFPADRGDLLELLAFVRERELPCFPLGNGSNLVVRDGGIRGAVVSLAEGFTGLEVQEGADGSPLLRVGAGLSLRRLVRWTVDQGIAGFEGLTGIPGVVGGALAMNAGAWGSSIGDRVLELEAAAPGGRTQVFGRETLRFEYRSLNLPPGYVILSALLRGDQAPPEEVKARAQELHRRRRDTQPTQEPSAGSIFKNPPGRSAGQLIESCGLKGVRVGDAEVSRVHANFIINAGRATAGQVVALMGMIQERVYVKHRLKLEPEVRIVGDWEKGKLRIQE
- a CDS encoding prolyl oligopeptidase family serine peptidase, whose translation is MPRPSKVLEERLTLHSEGLRLAVFAARPADRAGRLPAVEIHHGGGGYDTFYEDLAILLAERGFVGVAMAHRGNPGSEGRTEYGRGEVADIGHLSEELCRRADVDPGRLGIVGYSRGAHSALLALERFDFFRAAVLWSPPVEMERHVRLHPWIAQLIGATPEEAPEQYALRSPLPRAGEIRCPLLILHGEEDDVVPPEHSLLLARELERTHRPFELELLPGEGHTWSAAGFAAVWGRTVSFLEHHLLPRR
- the ftsZ gene encoding cell division protein FtsZ — its product is MTKFRIEDTPHFSATIRVVGVGGGGGNAVNTMVASGIPGVDFIVANTDAQALKTSLAPVKIQLGGGFTRGLGAGANPEVGRQAALEDTAAIADALTGADMVFVTAGMGGGTGTGASPIIARIARECGALTVGVVTKPFAFEGRRRLRQANDGIEELKEAVDTLITIPNERLLSIAGRHASIVDAFSLVDDVLRRAVKGISDLITTSGLINVDFADVRTVMSEKGLALMGTGFHKGDNRAVLAAQDAISSPLLDNMSIEGARGVLINITGPSTMTLAEVTEAATLIQEVAHEDANIIFGQVIDDSLDDAVLVTVIATGFGQAKAEAPPLEVVRLTRPEKEAAVNRDEPTFIRKRREATSAVAVTRVVNSDVELEDEYDVPTFLRRQAD
- a CDS encoding D-alanine--D-alanine ligase, translating into MARTRIAVLLGGRSAEREVSLRTGAAVAEALRRPGREVVEVDAGPGLARMLEELRPDAAFIALHGRWGEDGTVQGLLEMLGIPYTGSGVLASALAMDKGMSKVVFRALGVPTPDFQVLGPDAGLEDLDLAPPLVAKPVREGSTIGVAVAREAAQVPAALAAARAHGTEILVEKFVEGREVTLGVLDGEPLPLVEIVPEKGFYDYESKYTPGRTRYLCPAPLEDDTAREAVGAGSAAYRALGCAGAARVDLMIDASGRPWVLEANTIPGMTPTSLLPKAAAEAGMTFAELAERILAGAGLKA
- the ftsA gene encoding cell division protein FtsA: MRGNAELVVGLDIGTTKICAVVGEAGPEGVRILGYGTHPSRGLRKGVVINIEATVQSIKKAVEEAELMSDREIRRVYAGIAGGHIKGFNSHGAIALKNREVSPADVRRVIDAARAVAIPMDREVIHIIPQEYIIDDQDGIKEPLGMSGVRFEARVHIVTGAVTSAQNIVKCCNRAGLEVVDIILEPLASAEAVLTDDERELGVCLVDMGGGTTDIAVVGGGAVKHTSVLALGGNHVTNDIAVGLRTPAGEAEKIKRRFGCCLTSLVGKDETVEVPSVGERRPRVLNRRILAEIVEPRMEELFGLVRQDLEKSGVQDLVAAGVVLTGGGSSLMGAPDLAERVFGLPVRRGTPQEPEGLVEALRDPAYATGVGLVLYAARKRDDLPRELDADDENLFAKVTRRMKAWFKDFF
- the glk gene encoding glucokinase — translated: MERFPAHVPSSLWVAPEPTLLLAADIGGTKANLALFRAQGGPLVPVREATVPTAAYPSAAALVKSFLGENPPGLAGACIGVAGPIRRGRVQAPNLPWTVAEEELAALGVPRVLLINDLVATAHGLGELPEDRFALLQGGCPDPEGNEALLAAGTGLGQTVLYGCGGRRVPAASEGGHVDFAPADEVQVELWRFLRARFGRVSVERVLSGPGLCLIHEFLEQSGRGGTGACVRERMARQDPAAVIAEEGLREGDPTCVAALDLFVRVYGAAAGNLALTALATAGVFLAGGIAPKILPKLREGAFLEAFCAKGRLAGLLEEVPVRVVLDPKAALYGAGRCAARAAGA